DNA sequence from the Hoylesella buccalis ATCC 35310 genome:
CAATAATCTTCTGTATCTCTGAATTCTTGATGTTTCCTAAGATTTGGATTAATGCGGCATCGTCATCATCCGAATCGATGATGACGAGCTCTTTAATCCCAGTTTTGCTCCTCTTCACCATGATTACGGTTTGCTCATCTGCTTCCTTAGCCGTCATCAACTCCTCGTAACCGACTGTTTTCAGTCGAGCAACATCCTTGAAAAACTGCTGTTTAACAGCTTTTGAGCAATCCTCCATGTCCAAGACTTTGATACTGTTGATATGCTTGATGTATTTCGAATAGTCGTCGGCATCGTTGGTCGTTATTGCCTTGGCAAGCGACATCATCATTTTCGGCACATGTACATATTCAGCCTTGGGCGAATGTTTGTACTTCCTCATCAAACGATCTACCGACATTTGGGCCTGAACAGTCATGGTCATGAATGCCAATGCTGCGATTATCATCACTTTTTTCATACGTTTTTATTATTTAATGGATTATGTTATGTTACTTCAAAAACACGCTATCATAGTGGTGTTCTATTTCATCAGACGT
Encoded proteins:
- a CDS encoding DUF4252 domain-containing protein; amino-acid sequence: MKKVMIIAALAFMTMTVQAQMSVDRLMRKYKHSPKAEYVHVPKMMMSLAKAITTNDADDYSKYIKHINSIKVLDMEDCSKAVKQQFFKDVARLKTVGYEELMTAKEADEQTVIMVKRSKTGIKELVIIDSDDDDAALIQILGNIKNSEIQKIIAEEKKK